One genomic region from Streptomyces sp. Li-HN-5-11 encodes:
- a CDS encoding carboxymuconolactone decarboxylase family protein, with protein sequence MASASDTPVLDTLAAMTIDSVEHCTMDPRTLILTRIAALVAMDAPAISYLAHIDPAIKSDFTIEQLQDVLVAVAPVVGTARVMAAAGHIAKAFGVATALAESEAESIANAEAESRKAS encoded by the coding sequence ATGGCCTCTGCGTCCGACACTCCCGTTCTCGACACGCTCGCCGCGATGACCATCGACTCGGTCGAGCACTGCACCATGGACCCGAGGACGCTCATCCTCACCCGCATCGCCGCGCTCGTGGCCATGGACGCACCGGCGATCTCGTACCTGGCGCACATCGATCCCGCGATCAAGTCCGACTTCACCATCGAGCAGTTGCAGGACGTCCTTGTCGCGGTCGCTCCCGTCGTGGGCACGGCACGGGTCATGGCGGCCGCGGGCCACATCGCGAAGGCGTTCGGCGTCGCCACGGCGCTCGCGGAATCCGAGGCGGAGTCCATCGCCAACGCCGAAGCGGAGAGCCGGAAGGCGTCCTGA
- a CDS encoding DUF4291 domain-containing protein, with product MEQPQREIRAAYADSTITVYQAYAPEIGLPAVQEGRFPTAWKRDRMTWIKPSFLWMMYRCGWGTKEGQETVLAVEISRDGFDWALRHACLSSYVRGVHPDRAAWQRQLQRAPARVQWDPERDLHLQPLPYRSLQLGLSSEAARRYTDEWTVAIRDVTPLAHEIHALVNGGELDSATRLLPQERPYPVEEQVLGHLRG from the coding sequence ATGGAACAACCGCAACGCGAGATCCGTGCGGCCTACGCGGACTCCACGATCACCGTCTACCAGGCGTACGCCCCGGAAATCGGCCTGCCCGCCGTCCAGGAGGGCCGTTTCCCCACCGCGTGGAAGCGCGACAGGATGACGTGGATCAAGCCGTCGTTCCTATGGATGATGTACCGATGCGGCTGGGGCACCAAGGAAGGGCAGGAGACCGTTCTCGCGGTCGAGATCAGCCGTGACGGCTTCGACTGGGCACTGCGCCACGCTTGCCTGTCGAGCTACGTCCGCGGAGTACACCCCGACCGGGCCGCCTGGCAGCGCCAGTTGCAACGCGCGCCCGCTCGCGTGCAGTGGGACCCCGAGCGCGATCTGCACCTGCAACCCCTGCCGTACCGGTCTCTGCAACTCGGCCTCTCCAGTGAGGCCGCACGACGCTACACAGACGAGTGGACAGTCGCCATCCGCGACGTGACCCCACTCGCCCACGAGATCCACGCGCTGGTCAACGGTGGCGAACTGGACTCCGCCACCCGGTTGCTGCCCCAAGAACGCCCCTATCCCGTTGAAGAGCAAGTCCTTGGCCACCTACGCGGATGA
- a CDS encoding DUF1326 domain-containing protein, producing MPWNLNGTYVESCNCDVVCPCTTSGLTAPADHERCQVTFAFHVDSGNVDDVDVSDRSVAVFIDAPRVMAEGGWQVALYVDASADDGQAEALGKVFSGQAGGPMAALTPLIGEVLGVERVPIDYRDDGRRHAARVGDAIDIEIEDQVAPQFGEDGPVMGLTGMFHPVNSTLTIARSTRATGDGVYGRSWDFTGGNGHSAPFTWSA from the coding sequence ATGCCCTGGAATCTGAACGGCACGTACGTGGAGAGCTGCAACTGCGACGTGGTCTGCCCCTGCACCACTTCGGGCCTCACCGCGCCGGCCGACCACGAGCGCTGCCAGGTGACCTTCGCCTTCCACGTGGACAGCGGGAACGTGGACGACGTGGACGTCTCCGACCGCAGCGTCGCCGTTTTCATCGACGCGCCGCGGGTGATGGCCGAGGGCGGCTGGCAGGTGGCCCTCTACGTCGACGCTTCGGCCGACGACGGTCAGGCGGAGGCGCTGGGCAAGGTCTTCTCCGGCCAGGCCGGCGGGCCGATGGCGGCGCTCACTCCGCTCATCGGCGAGGTCCTGGGCGTGGAGCGCGTCCCCATCGACTACCGGGACGACGGCCGCCGCCACGCGGCGCGGGTGGGCGACGCCATCGACATCGAGATCGAGGACCAGGTCGCCCCGCAGTTCGGCGAGGACGGTCCGGTGATGGGTCTGACGGGCATGTTCCACCCGGTGAACAGCACGCTGACGATCGCCCGGTCCACCCGTGCGACGGGCGACGGCGTGTACGGACGGTCCTGGGACTTCACCGGCGGCAACGGACACTCGGCGCCCTTCACGTGGTCCGCATGA
- a CDS encoding DUF2182 domain-containing protein, with protein sequence MSGGPVAGRRGARPAVLLLVAAAAAWVWAATRWGGMRAMPGTMGLGLPAFLAVWTLMMAAMMLPATAPVAGLYARTITVRRVPRMVVFTVAYLLVWAAAGLPAYALAAGLGRAASLPATAGAAVASAVFAVGGVYQLTPLKDRCLARCRSPIGLMLRYGSYRGTSRDLRAGAHHGAFCLGCCWSLMLVLAAFGLMNLWAMVVLAAVITAEKLAPAGRLVARAAGLASIALAVAVFWVPALAPGLTGGGVGDMAGM encoded by the coding sequence ATGAGCGGTGGGCCGGTCGCCGGCCGCCGTGGGGCACGCCCCGCCGTCCTTCTGCTGGTCGCCGCTGCCGCCGCCTGGGTCTGGGCGGCGACGCGCTGGGGCGGCATGCGGGCGATGCCCGGGACGATGGGGCTGGGACTGCCCGCTTTCCTGGCCGTGTGGACGCTGATGATGGCCGCGATGATGCTGCCCGCCACGGCGCCCGTCGCCGGGCTGTACGCACGCACCATCACCGTGCGCCGGGTGCCGCGCATGGTCGTTTTCACGGTTGCCTACCTGCTCGTCTGGGCCGCGGCCGGGCTGCCTGCGTATGCGCTGGCCGCGGGTCTGGGCCGGGCGGCGAGCCTGCCCGCAACGGCGGGAGCGGCGGTGGCCTCGGCCGTGTTCGCGGTCGGCGGCGTCTATCAGCTCACCCCCCTCAAGGACCGCTGCCTGGCGAGGTGCCGCTCGCCGATCGGACTGATGCTGCGCTACGGCTCGTACCGGGGGACCTCACGCGATCTGCGCGCAGGAGCCCACCACGGTGCTTTCTGCCTGGGCTGCTGCTGGTCGCTCATGCTGGTGTTGGCGGCGTTCGGCCTGATGAACCTGTGGGCCATGGTGGTCTTGGCCGCCGTGATCACCGCTGAGAAACTCGCTCCGGCCGGCCGCCTGGTGGCCCGTGCCGCCGGTCTCGCCTCGATCGCTCTGGCCGTCGCCGTCTTCTGGGTCCCGGCGCTGGCGCCGGGCCTCACCGGCGGCGGTGTGGGCGACATGGCCGGGATGTGA